The segment CGCCGATGTCGAAGAGGTCGAAGCCGAAAGGAGCCCCGGCCTCGTAATAGCCGTCGTCCCCGGTCCGGTAGGCCGTGGTCTGGCCGGTGACCGGGATCAGGCACAGCCGGGGGCCGCCGACCTGGCCCGGGGGCAAAGCCTGGTCCCCCGCCGTGCCGTAGTAGAAGCGGGTCAAGCCGCGGAAGCTCCAGAGATTGTTGCCCGGGCGGAAGATCCCGGCCAGGTCGCGGCGCTGGCCGAGCAGATCTCCCGGGACCGCCTGGTCGGCGGAAGTCCCGTAGTAAAAGTGGGTCAGGCCTCGTACCGCCCAGAGCCCGGAAGCCGGGCGGAAGACCGCGGCCCGGTCCCCGCCGCCCCCGTCGTAATTGCCGGGAACGGCGGTATCGCCGGCGCCCCCGAAGTAGATCCGGGTCAGGCCCCGCACCGCCCAGAGCCCGGAAGCCGGGCGGAAGATCGCCGGGTTCCCGGTTCCGTTCCCGTCGAAGTCGGCCCCCCGGGACCCGGGCCGGAGACCGGAGGATTTTCCGGAGCCGCTGCCGGGGTCGGGGCCCCGGACGGCCCGGAGACAGAATGTATCGGTAAGTTTGTTGCCCCAATCGAACGAGCTGTACCTGACGTCGATGGCGAAAGCGAATTCCGGGTGCACGTTGGAGTAGGAAGTGGAGGTCCAGTACCTTTCCTTCTTGGTGTTGGGGAACCAGGCTTCCTCGACGGCGGGATAGGACTCCCCGTAATCGGAGATGGACTCCAGTTCCTTGGCGTTGGGGAGCCGCCAGTCCGAGTAGTCTCCGAAGCTGATGTTGTAGCACCAGTCGATCGCCGCGTTCCAGTCGGTCTGGGCGCCGTAGCAGCAGCCCATCGAGTTCCCGTCCGAAGCCCACATCAGGCCGGTGTTGCGGTCGAGCGTGATCTGATGGCAGCCGTTGATGAAGGTCTGGAAGCAGAAGCCGCTTCCGGCCCGGTAGTAGCCGTCGTCTCCCACCTGATAGGAACTGGTCTGGCCCGTGACCGGGATCTCGCCTCGGGCGGGGACGGCCTTGCCGGGGGAGAGGGCTTCGTCGTTCGTGCCCCCGAAATAGAAACGGGTCACTCCCCGGGCGATCCAGAGGCCGGCGGCGGGACGGAAGATTCCGATCTCCTCGGTCCCGTCGCCGTCGTAATCTCCGACTTGGGGGGAATCGCTCCCCGACCCGAAGTAGACCCGGGTGGTCCCCCGGACGATCCAGAGCCCGGCGGCGGGCCGGAAAACCGCCACCCGGTCCTTGAGTTCGCCGGTAAAATCGCCGGGGACCGGCCGGTCTCCGGCGGCGCCGAAGTATACCCGGGTCACTCCCCGCACCAGCCAGAGACCGTCGCGGAAGACCGCGATGTCGGAGGTGCCGTCGCCGTTGAAATCGGCCGCGGGAAGTGAAGCCGTCAAGAAAAGGAACCCGATGAGCAGGGGGGCAAAAAATCTCATAGAGCCTCCTCGCGGGAGTTTAGTTCAGCGTCGCCGCGACGCGATAATAGTACTCAATCCCGCCCGGGTTCGTCAAAAAAAACCGGGGCCGGGATCAACCGATCTTCCTCAAGATCTCCTCCAACGCCGCCAGGTCCGGAGCCCGGAGCATCGCGGCGAAAGCGCCGGAGGGGATGACGAAGCTTTCTTCGAGGACGGCGAGCAGCCGTTCCCAACTTCGGCCGTAGAGAATGACGGGCTTGCCCGAAATGCGCCCGCTCTTGACCAGGTCCCAAACGAACATGACCTCGGCGACGGTTCCGATCCCCCCGGGGAGGGCGAGGAAGAGGTCGGCGTCCTCGACGAAACGGTCCAGGCGCCGCCCCAGGGTGGAAGCGTGCTCGAACCGGCCGAGGAACCGGTTGGGGGGCGAGGAGAAATAGTCGAGTCCGATCCCCCGCGCGCTTCCCCCGGCTTCCGCGCACCCCCGGGAGACCGCTTCCATGCTCCCCCCGTAGCCTCCGCAGACGAGATCGAACCCGGCCCGGGCGACGGCCGCCCCCGCCCGGACGGCTTCTTCGTATTCCTCGGTCCCTTCGCGCGAGACCGCGCTCCCGAAAACCCCGACGGTCCGGACCCGCGCCGTCATGCTTTCTTCCGCGGTTTCCGCCCCGAAGAGGCGCCGAGCAGCGGTTCCAGCAGTTCCCGGGCGCGCTCGACGTTCTCGACCCCGGTGACGACCAAGTCGCCGTTTCCGTGGACGTGGATGGTGGAAGTCCCGGCCAGCGCCACCAGGACGGCGAGCTTCTCCATCAGCATCGTCCGGCCGTAGACGCTCCGCGCCCGCTCCGCCAGTTCCTTCAGGTCGGGAGGGGCGGGGAGCTTGCCCTGGACGGTGTAGGACGAATCTTCCGCGCAGTACTCCTGCACCGTCAGTTCGAGGGGGGAGTTCAACGCGGGGAACCTCCCTTGCCCAAGCCGGGGGCGATGGCGGCGCGGATTTTTTCCACCGCCCGCGGGGGCTCGGGGGCGTCGTAGATGGCGCGGCCGACGATTTCGAAATCGGCCCCGGCGGCGATGGCGGCGCCGAACCTCCCTCCCTGGGCCCCGATTCCGCAGCAGACGACGGTCAGTTCCGGCCCCACGATCTCGCGGACCCGGGCGACCACCTCCGGCCGGTTCCCCGGGGCCTGGACCCCGTCCAGTTCCAGGAGTTTGGCTAGGCCCGCGAACTCCTCGGTGAATTGGGCGGTAAAATCCAGCCCCCCCGGGTTGGTGAGCTGGGTGACGACCAGGACCTTCATCGTCCCCGCCGCCCGGCGGGCCGAACGCAGGGCGTCGATGCCGATGAACCCGTGGACCATGATCCCGTCGGCCCCCGCTTCCGCGGCCAGGCGGACGATCCGGTCGTTGGTGACGGGGACGTCGGCCACCTTGAAGTCGGCGAGAATGGGTTTACGGTAGCGCCGCTTGATATCGGTCACGATCCTCAGGCCTTCGCGCAGGATCAGCGGGTAGTTGAACTTGATCACGTCGATGAAGTCCGCGACTTCGTCCAGGAGGGAAAAGGCGCGTTCGCGGTCGGGAACGTCGAGGGCGAGCACGATCCCGGTTTTCCGTTCCCATTTCATCTTTATCGGTCTCCCGCCCCGGTCCGGACCCCGGCCGGGATCGATTCCGCCAGTTCCGCCGCCGCCGCCAGGAAATAATCGACGTCCTCGGGGCGGGTGAAAACGCCGAAACTGGCCCGGACCGTCCCTTCCGGGCAGGTGCCGGCGAGCCGGTGGGATTCGGGGGCGCAGTGAAGCCCCTCCCGGACCTTGATCCCGTAGACGCGGTCGAAGACGGAAGCCGCGTCCCGCGCCGGCAGCCCCGCCAGGTTGAAGGAGACCGCTCCGTGGGGCAGGCCGGTCCCGGGCAGGTAGAGGACGATTCCCTCGAGGTCCCGCAGACCCGCGACCGCCCGGGCGGTCAGGGTCCGGATGTGCTCTTCGACGGTCGCGGCCCCGCGTTCGGCCACCCAAGCGGCCCCGGCGCCCAGCCCGGCCAGGCCCCAGGTGTTCTGGGTCCCCACTTCGTACTTATAAGGGAGGTCCCGGAGAAAGGTCTCCTCGGCGGAACGGATCCCGGTTCCCCCGAACTTGAGCGGGAGCACCCGCTCCACCAGGTCCCGGCGGATGAAGAACCCCCCGGTCCCGGTCGGTCCCAGGAGTCCCTTGTGGCCGGGGAAGGCGAGAAAATCGACCCCGAGTTCCCGGACCGAGAAGGGAAGGGTCCCCAGGCTCTGGGCGGCGTCGAGGGCGAAGAC is part of the bacterium genome and harbors:
- a CDS encoding aminotransferase class V-fold PLP-dependent enzyme, with amino-acid sequence MEKRTEKTYLDFAATSFPKPEEVYRAVDRYARRVGVGNDRGLYREGQEAAGVMTRARRAIAGLIEADPGEIVFTSGATESLNTFLLGFLQPGDHVVTTSFEHNAVRRPLEFLRERRGVEVSLLPGSLSTGTDPGELEKSIRPATRLCIVNHVSNSFGSVAPVAEIGAILKEHGGIVFALDAAQSLGTLPFSVRELGVDFLAFPGHKGLLGPTGTGGFFIRRDLVERVLPLKFGGTGIRSAEETFLRDLPYKYEVGTQNTWGLAGLGAGAAWVAERGAATVEEHIRTLTARAVAGLRDLEGIVLYLPGTGLPHGAVSFNLAGLPARDAASVFDRVYGIKVREGLHCAPESHRLAGTCPEGTVRASFGVFTRPEDVDYFLAAAAELAESIPAGVRTGAGDR
- a CDS encoding LOG family protein, producing MTARVRTVGVFGSAVSREGTEEYEEAVRAGAAVARAGFDLVCGGYGGSMEAVSRGCAEAGGSARGIGLDYFSSPPNRFLGRFEHASTLGRRLDRFVEDADLFLALPGGIGTVAEVMFVWDLVKSGRISGKPVILYGRSWERLLAVLEESFVIPSGAFAAMLRAPDLAALEEILRKIG
- the pyrF gene encoding orotidine-5'-phosphate decarboxylase, with the protein product MKWERKTGIVLALDVPDRERAFSLLDEVADFIDVIKFNYPLILREGLRIVTDIKRRYRKPILADFKVADVPVTNDRIVRLAAEAGADGIMVHGFIGIDALRSARRAAGTMKVLVVTQLTNPGGLDFTAQFTEEFAGLAKLLELDGVQAPGNRPEVVARVREIVGPELTVVCCGIGAQGGRFGAAIAAGADFEIVGRAIYDAPEPPRAVEKIRAAIAPGLGKGGSPR
- a CDS encoding DUF1566 domain-containing protein — its product is MRFFAPLLIGFLFLTASLPAADFNGDGTSDIAVFRDGLWLVRGVTRVYFGAAGDRPVPGDFTGELKDRVAVFRPAAGLWIVRGTTRVYFGSGSDSPQVGDYDGDGTEEIGIFRPAAGLWIARGVTRFYFGGTNDEALSPGKAVPARGEIPVTGQTSSYQVGDDGYYRAGSGFCFQTFINGCHQITLDRNTGLMWASDGNSMGCCYGAQTDWNAAIDWCYNISFGDYSDWRLPNAKELESISDYGESYPAVEEAWFPNTKKERYWTSTSYSNVHPEFAFAIDVRYSSFDWGNKLTDTFCLRAVRGPDPGSGSGKSSGLRPGSRGADFDGNGTGNPAIFRPASGLWAVRGLTRIYFGGAGDTAVPGNYDGGGGDRAAVFRPASGLWAVRGLTHFYYGTSADQAVPGDLLGQRRDLAGIFRPGNNLWSFRGLTRFYYGTAGDQALPPGQVGGPRLCLIPVTGQTTAYRTGDDGYYEAGAPFGFDLFDIGGTKITVDNNTGLIWAADGNQAGCCFGAETDWAAAVAWCQNLNFAGSSDWRLANARELQTIADYGTTYPSIDTAYFPNTKNDWYWSSTTMKGSTARAFIMQFDVGGYLDDDNKTGKRYVRAVAGP